One Bradyrhizobium manausense DNA segment encodes these proteins:
- the pncA gene encoding bifunctional nicotinamidase/pyrazinamidase, which produces MLSRRQILAALGTTAIASLAPSALFAAATIKPDDSSALLVIDVQNCFLPGGSLAVKEGEQVVPVINKMAKAFSNVVMTQDWHTPGHVSFASAHSGKKPFETIDLPYGKQVLWPDHCVQGTDGASLSKDLSIPQAELIIRKGFHKDVDSYSAFLEADGKTTTGLAAYLKSRKIKRVFVAGLATDFCVAWTALDARKAGFEVYVVEDACRGIDNQGSLAKAWADMAKAGVKRIQSADIAVSA; this is translated from the coding sequence ATGCTTAGTCGACGACAGATCTTGGCCGCACTGGGGACGACGGCGATTGCGAGCCTCGCTCCATCAGCATTGTTCGCAGCAGCGACGATCAAGCCGGACGATAGCTCGGCGCTTCTCGTGATCGACGTGCAGAACTGCTTCCTGCCGGGCGGCAGCCTCGCGGTGAAGGAAGGCGAGCAGGTCGTTCCCGTGATCAACAAGATGGCGAAAGCATTCTCGAACGTGGTGATGACGCAGGACTGGCACACGCCCGGCCACGTCTCGTTCGCGTCAGCGCATTCCGGCAAGAAGCCGTTCGAGACCATCGACCTGCCCTATGGCAAGCAGGTGCTGTGGCCCGACCATTGCGTGCAGGGCACCGATGGCGCGTCGCTGTCCAAGGACCTGTCGATCCCGCAGGCCGAGCTCATCATTCGCAAGGGCTTTCACAAGGACGTCGACAGCTATTCCGCGTTCCTCGAAGCCGACGGCAAGACAACGACGGGTCTTGCCGCCTATCTGAAGTCGCGCAAGATCAAGCGGGTCTTCGTCGCGGGTCTCGCCACCGACTTCTGCGTCGCCTGGACCGCGCTCGATGCGCGCAAGGCCGGCTTTGAGGTCTATGTCGTGGAAGACGCCTGCCGCGGTATCGACAATCAGGGCTCGCTGGCCAAGGCCTGGGCCGACATGGCCAAGGCCGGCGTGAAGCGGATCCAGTCTGCAGACATCGCGGTCAGCGCGTAA
- a CDS encoding NADPH-dependent FMN reductase, translating into MSAPKILVIPGSLRTGSHNAKLAAVAAYEFAQAGVEVTRISLVDFPLPIYDGDLQAKSGVPKHAINLKRMIGAHHGVLFVSPEYNASVPPLLKNAIDWVSRVQDPHEARGEVFRNRAFALAGASQSRLGAARALQALRLILTSCHANVIASQFTLAFADQAYDDMDRLKSQADSDGLKDMVRQLIDISQRMM; encoded by the coding sequence ATGTCCGCACCGAAAATCCTGGTCATTCCCGGCTCGCTGCGCACCGGCTCGCACAATGCGAAGCTGGCGGCGGTTGCCGCGTATGAATTCGCCCAGGCCGGCGTTGAAGTCACCCGCATCTCGCTCGTCGATTTTCCGCTGCCGATTTACGACGGTGATCTCCAAGCCAAGTCCGGCGTGCCGAAGCACGCCATCAATCTCAAGCGGATGATCGGCGCGCATCATGGCGTGCTCTTCGTCTCGCCGGAGTACAACGCCTCGGTGCCGCCGCTGCTGAAGAACGCGATCGACTGGGTCAGTCGCGTGCAGGATCCGCACGAGGCGCGTGGCGAGGTCTTCCGCAACCGCGCTTTCGCGCTCGCCGGCGCCTCGCAGAGCCGGCTCGGTGCCGCCCGCGCGCTCCAGGCGTTGCGGCTGATCCTGACGTCCTGCCACGCCAATGTGATCGCTAGTCAGTTCACGCTCGCCTTTGCCGACCAGGCCTATGACGATATGGACAGGCTCAAGAGCCAGGCCGATAGCGATGGGCTGAAGGACATGGTGCGGCAGTTGATCGACATTTCCCAACGCATGATGTGA
- the dnaJ gene encoding molecular chaperone DnaJ, translating to MSTKRCYYETLEVERSADDSVLKSSFRKLAMKFHPDRNPGDDSSEVKFKEINEAYEILKDKDKRAAYDRFGHAAFEQGGPGGGGAGFGAGFASSFSDIFEDLFGMAGQQRGRGGRERGADLRYNMEITLEEAFGGKTAQIEIPVSVTCEACSGIGAKAGTKPKTCSTCGGAGRVRQSQGFFTLERTCPGCQGRGQMIEDACPSCSGQGRVTRERTLSVNIPQGVEDGTRIRLAGEGEAGVRGGPPGDLYIFLSLAQHQFFQRDGADLHCRVPISMVTAALGGEFEVPTIDKAKAKVKVPAGTQSARRFRIASKGMPVLRSRQTGDMYVQVVVETPQNLTKKQQELLAEFEKLSSGNTQPESEGFFAKVKDFFGNRAN from the coding sequence ATGTCCACCAAGCGCTGCTACTACGAAACCCTCGAAGTCGAACGCTCTGCCGACGATTCCGTCCTGAAATCGTCGTTCCGCAAGCTGGCGATGAAGTTTCACCCCGACCGCAATCCCGGGGACGACAGCAGCGAGGTCAAGTTCAAGGAGATCAACGAGGCCTACGAGATCCTCAAGGACAAGGACAAGCGCGCGGCCTATGACCGCTTCGGCCATGCTGCCTTCGAGCAGGGCGGTCCCGGTGGCGGTGGTGCCGGTTTCGGCGCGGGCTTCGCTTCCTCCTTCTCCGACATTTTCGAAGATCTGTTCGGCATGGCCGGGCAACAGCGCGGCCGCGGCGGCCGCGAGCGCGGCGCCGACCTGCGCTACAACATGGAAATCACCCTCGAGGAGGCCTTTGGCGGCAAGACCGCGCAGATCGAGATCCCCGTCTCGGTCACCTGCGAGGCCTGCTCGGGCATCGGCGCCAAGGCCGGCACCAAGCCGAAGACCTGCTCGACCTGCGGCGGCGCCGGCCGCGTGCGGCAGTCGCAGGGCTTCTTCACCCTCGAGCGCACCTGCCCCGGCTGCCAGGGCCGCGGCCAGATGATTGAGGATGCCTGCCCGTCCTGCTCGGGCCAGGGCCGCGTTACCCGCGAGCGGACGCTGTCGGTCAACATTCCGCAAGGCGTCGAGGACGGCACGAGGATCAGGCTCGCCGGCGAAGGCGAGGCCGGCGTCCGTGGCGGTCCGCCCGGCGACCTCTACATCTTCCTGTCGCTGGCCCAGCACCAGTTCTTCCAGCGCGACGGCGCCGATCTGCATTGCCGTGTACCGATCTCGATGGTCACAGCCGCGCTCGGTGGCGAGTTCGAGGTGCCGACCATCGACAAGGCCAAGGCCAAGGTGAAGGTCCCCGCCGGAACCCAGTCCGCCAGACGATTCCGCATTGCATCAAAGGGCATGCCGGTGCTGCGTTCGCGCCAGACGGGCGACATGTACGTCCAGGTCGTGGTCGAGACCCCGCAGAACCTCACCAAGAAGCAGCAGGAACTGCTGGCCGAGTTCGAAAAACTCTCCTCCGGCAACACCCAGCCGGAGTCCGAGGGTTTCTTCGCCAAGGTCAAGGACTTCTTCGGTAATCGGGCGAACTGA
- a CDS encoding 2,3-bisphosphoglycerate-dependent phosphoglycerate mutase, whose translation MSERLLVLVRHGQSEWNLKNLFTGWKDPDLTELGVKEASEAGRKLKAQGLVFDVAYTSVLTRAQHTLDLILGELDQKGLPTSKNLALNERDYGDLSGLNKDDARKKWGEDQVLIWRRSYDVPPPGGESLKDTLARALPYYVQEILPGVLNGKRTLVAAHGNSLRALIMVLEKLSPEGILKRELATGVPIIYRLNADSTVASKLDLAG comes from the coding sequence ATGAGTGAACGTCTCCTCGTGCTCGTGCGCCACGGCCAGAGCGAATGGAATCTGAAGAACCTGTTCACCGGTTGGAAGGATCCCGACCTCACCGAGCTCGGCGTGAAGGAAGCGTCCGAGGCCGGCCGCAAGCTGAAGGCCCAAGGCCTCGTGTTCGACGTTGCCTACACCTCGGTGCTCACGCGCGCGCAGCACACGCTCGATCTGATTTTGGGCGAGCTCGATCAGAAGGGCCTGCCGACTTCGAAGAACCTCGCGCTGAACGAGCGCGACTACGGTGATCTCTCCGGCCTCAACAAGGACGATGCGCGCAAGAAATGGGGCGAGGACCAGGTGCTGATCTGGCGCCGCTCCTACGACGTGCCGCCGCCCGGTGGCGAAAGCCTGAAGGACACGCTGGCGCGCGCCCTGCCGTATTACGTGCAGGAAATCCTGCCCGGCGTGCTCAACGGCAAGCGCACGCTGGTCGCCGCCCACGGCAACTCGCTGCGCGCGCTGATCATGGTGCTGGAAAAGCTGTCGCCCGAAGGCATCTTGAAGCGCGAGCTCGCCACCGGCGTGCCGATCATCTACCGGCTCAATGCGGATTCGACGGTGGCGTCGAAGCTGGATCTGGCGGGCTGA
- a CDS encoding DUF2244 domain-containing protein: MSTGNEIERDNEQQIFSALLTPHRSLNRTGFLAVMVFLSVVSFVTGIVFLMKGAWPVLGFFGLDVLVVWWAFKVNFRTARAREEITVTTTELRVRRVDHHGQVAEWSFNPLWVRLDMEVDEDFGIEHLYLISRGHQIQIARFLGPDEKASFYKGLIEGLNAAKRGPTYNPMT; the protein is encoded by the coding sequence ATGAGCACAGGCAACGAAATTGAGCGGGATAACGAGCAGCAGATCTTCTCCGCGCTGCTGACGCCTCATCGCTCGCTGAACCGCACCGGCTTCCTGGCCGTGATGGTGTTTCTCAGCGTCGTCAGCTTCGTCACCGGCATTGTCTTCCTGATGAAGGGCGCCTGGCCGGTGCTCGGCTTTTTCGGCCTCGACGTGCTCGTGGTCTGGTGGGCCTTCAAGGTCAATTTCCGCACCGCGCGGGCGCGCGAGGAGATCACGGTCACGACCACGGAGTTGCGCGTGCGGCGCGTCGACCATCATGGCCAGGTCGCCGAATGGAGCTTCAATCCGCTCTGGGTCCGCCTCGACATGGAAGTCGACGAGGACTTTGGCATCGAACATCTCTATCTGATCTCGCGCGGCCACCAGATCCAGATCGCGAGGTTCCTCGGGCCCGATGAAAAAGCTAGTTTTTACAAAGGCTTGATAGAAGGTTTGAACGCCGCCAAGCGCGGCCCGACCTACAATCCGATGACCTGA
- a CDS encoding DUF1330 domain-containing protein, protein MAKGYWIGRVDVSNDEGYKPYAVANLAIFKKHGGRYVVRGGRFTTVEGASRSRNVVIEFPNYEAAIACYNSPEYQANIKVRAPHSIADLIIIEGYDGPQPSDG, encoded by the coding sequence ATGGCAAAAGGCTACTGGATCGGACGCGTCGACGTGAGCAATGACGAGGGCTACAAGCCCTATGCCGTCGCCAATCTCGCAATCTTCAAGAAACATGGCGGCCGCTATGTCGTCCGCGGCGGCCGCTTCACGACCGTCGAAGGCGCCAGCCGCAGCCGCAACGTCGTGATTGAATTCCCGAACTATGAGGCTGCAATCGCCTGCTATAACTCGCCGGAATACCAGGCCAACATCAAGGTGCGCGCGCCGCACTCGATCGCCGACCTCATCATCATCGAGGGCTATGACGGCCCGCAGCCGTCGGACGGCTGA
- the grpE gene encoding nucleotide exchange factor GrpE, whose protein sequence is MSDRDRQPEDTTAPTGEPVVSKPYIMPDDPEPGSVELLQKEVAEARDRMLRTLAEMENLRKRTAKEVADSKLYGVTGFARDVLDIADNLQRALDAVPAEARATADPGLTSLIEGVELTERSLLNALEKHGVKKFDPQGQKFDPNFQQAMYEVPDASVPAGTVVQVMQAGYTIGERVLRPALVGVAKGGVKPAPAANSNDAN, encoded by the coding sequence ATGAGCGATCGAGACCGGCAACCCGAAGACACGACTGCTCCGACCGGCGAGCCCGTGGTGTCAAAGCCCTACATCATGCCCGACGATCCCGAGCCCGGCTCGGTCGAGCTGTTGCAGAAGGAAGTCGCCGAGGCACGCGACCGCATGTTGCGGACGCTGGCGGAGATGGAAAACCTGCGCAAGCGCACCGCCAAGGAAGTCGCCGACTCCAAGCTGTACGGCGTGACCGGCTTTGCGCGCGACGTGCTCGACATCGCCGACAATCTCCAGCGCGCGCTCGACGCCGTTCCGGCGGAAGCGCGTGCCACCGCCGATCCAGGCCTGACATCGCTGATTGAGGGCGTCGAGCTCACCGAGCGTTCGCTGCTCAACGCGCTGGAAAAGCACGGCGTGAAGAAGTTTGATCCGCAGGGCCAGAAGTTCGACCCGAACTTCCAGCAGGCGATGTACGAAGTGCCCGATGCATCGGTGCCCGCGGGCACCGTCGTGCAGGTCATGCAGGCCGGCTACACCATCGGCGAGCGCGTGCTGCGCCCGGCGCTGGTCGGCGTCGCCAAGGGTGGCGTGAAGCCCGCGCCGGCTGCGAACAGCAACGACGCGAACTGA
- a CDS encoding class I SAM-dependent methyltransferase, with the protein MPLPSSARALKKPRLDDEVRFLRSWIEKPLHMGAVMPSGKLLARTMAHYVDTNSDAPVVELGPGTGAITSALVERGVDQKRLVLVEYNPGFCALLRDRYPQAKVVQGDAYRLRDTLWNVLSAPASAVVSGLPLVTKPMLTRLRLIRDAFTALAPGAPFVQFTYAVVPPIPKSLPGVSTEASERIWMNLPPARVWVYRKD; encoded by the coding sequence ATGCCATTGCCATCGTCCGCGCGTGCGTTGAAGAAGCCTCGTCTCGATGACGAGGTGCGCTTTCTCAGATCATGGATCGAAAAGCCGCTGCACATGGGCGCGGTGATGCCGTCCGGCAAGCTGCTGGCGCGGACCATGGCCCATTACGTCGACACCAATTCGGACGCACCGGTGGTCGAACTTGGTCCTGGTACGGGCGCCATCACCTCGGCGCTGGTCGAGCGCGGCGTCGATCAGAAACGACTCGTCCTCGTCGAATACAATCCCGGCTTCTGCGCCCTGCTGCGCGACCGCTATCCGCAGGCCAAGGTGGTGCAGGGTGATGCCTATCGCCTGCGCGACACGCTCTGGAACGTCCTCAGCGCGCCGGCCAGCGCGGTCGTCTCCGGCCTGCCGCTGGTCACAAAACCGATGCTGACGCGCCTTCGGCTCATTCGCGACGCCTTCACGGCGCTCGCGCCCGGGGCGCCCTTCGTTCAGTTCACCTATGCGGTGGTGCCGCCGATCCCGAAATCGCTGCCCGGCGTGTCCACAGAGGCTTCGGAACGGATCTGGATGAACCTTCCGCCGGCCCGCGTCTGGGTGTATCGCAAGGACTAA
- the dapB gene encoding 4-hydroxy-tetrahydrodipicolinate reductase, with amino-acid sequence MSDMRLIVAGAGGRMGRALTRAIADSKGAVLAGALEAPGSELLGKDSGVLAGLPENGIKLSADLWAMSKEADGILDFTVPAATIANVAIAAERGIVHVVGTTGLSASDNAVIKSVTNRAIVVQSGNMSLGVNLLAAVVKRVAKALDENFDIEIVESHHRMKVDAPSGTALMLGQAAASGRGIPLEGHSERGRDGITGARKPGAIGFASLRGGTVAGEHSVTFLGPFERLTLSHLAEDRMLFAHGALKAALWAHGKTPGHYSMADVLGLSDI; translated from the coding sequence ATGTCAGACATGCGCTTGATTGTTGCTGGAGCCGGCGGCCGGATGGGCCGCGCCCTGACGCGGGCGATTGCCGACAGCAAAGGCGCGGTCCTGGCTGGCGCCCTGGAGGCTCCGGGCTCGGAGCTCTTAGGCAAGGATTCCGGTGTGCTCGCCGGCCTGCCTGAAAACGGCATCAAGCTGTCAGCCGACCTCTGGGCGATGTCGAAGGAGGCCGACGGCATCCTGGATTTCACCGTGCCGGCCGCGACCATCGCCAATGTCGCGATCGCGGCCGAGCGCGGCATCGTGCATGTCGTCGGCACCACCGGCCTGTCGGCCTCCGACAATGCCGTGATCAAGAGCGTCACCAATCGCGCGATCGTCGTGCAATCGGGCAATATGAGCCTGGGCGTCAATCTGCTTGCCGCGGTGGTCAAGCGCGTCGCCAAGGCGCTCGACGAAAATTTCGACATCGAGATCGTCGAATCCCATCACCGCATGAAGGTCGATGCGCCCTCGGGCACCGCGCTGATGCTGGGCCAGGCGGCAGCCAGCGGTCGCGGCATCCCGCTCGAGGGGCATTCGGAGCGCGGGCGCGACGGCATCACCGGCGCGCGCAAGCCGGGTGCGATCGGCTTTGCTTCCTTGCGCGGTGGCACCGTCGCCGGCGAGCACAGCGTCACCTTCCTCGGCCCGTTCGAGCGTCTCACTCTGTCGCATCTCGCCGAGGACCGCATGCTGTTCGCGCACGGCGCGCTCAAGGCGGCGCTGTGGGCGCACGGCAAGACGCCGGGGCACTACTCGATGGCCGACGTGCTCGGCCTATCCGACATCTAA
- the dnaK gene encoding molecular chaperone DnaK has product MGKVIGIDLGTTNSCVAVMDGKNAKVIENSEGMRTTPSIVAVTDDGERLVGQPAKRQAVTNPERTFFAVKRLIGRRYDDPMVEKDKKLVPYKIVKASNGDAWVEADGQTYSPSQVSAFILQKMKETAEAHLGQKVDQAVITVPAYFNDAQRQATKDAGKIAGLEVLRIINEPTAAALAYGLDKTKSGTIAVYDLGGGTFDISILEIGDGVFEVKSTNGDTFLGGEDFDMRLVGYLADEFQKEQGINLRNDKLALQRLKEAAEKAKIELSSTTQTEINLPFITADQTGPKHLTMKLTRAKFEALVDDLVQKTVEPCRKAIKDAGLTAGEIGEVVLVGGMSRMPKVQEVVKQLFGKEPHKGVNPDEVVAIGAAIQAGVLQGDVKDVLLLDVTPLSLGIETLGGVFTRIIDRNTTIPTKKSQVFSTAEDNQNAVTIRVFQGEREMAADNKMLGQFDLMGIPPAPRGMPQIEVTFDIDANGIVNVSAKDKATAKEQQIRIQASGGLSEADIDKMVKDAEANAAADKQRREAVDAKNHADALVHSTEKALAEHGSKVGETERRAIEDAVSDLKEALKGSDAEAIKAKTNTLAQASMKLGEAMYAQQAEADAKRDAAKDDVVDAEFTEVDDDKNNKKSA; this is encoded by the coding sequence ATGGGAAAGGTCATTGGGATCGACCTCGGCACCACGAATTCGTGCGTCGCCGTGATGGATGGCAAAAACGCCAAAGTTATCGAAAATTCCGAAGGCATGCGCACGACGCCTTCGATCGTCGCCGTGACTGACGACGGTGAGCGCCTCGTCGGCCAGCCTGCCAAGCGCCAGGCCGTAACCAATCCAGAGCGTACGTTCTTCGCAGTGAAGCGCCTCATCGGCCGCCGCTACGACGACCCGATGGTCGAGAAGGACAAGAAGCTCGTTCCGTACAAGATCGTGAAGGCTTCCAACGGCGACGCCTGGGTCGAGGCCGACGGCCAGACCTACTCGCCCTCGCAGGTCTCGGCGTTCATCCTGCAGAAGATGAAGGAGACCGCGGAAGCCCATCTCGGCCAGAAGGTCGACCAGGCCGTCATCACCGTGCCCGCCTACTTCAACGACGCCCAGCGCCAGGCCACCAAGGACGCCGGCAAGATCGCGGGCCTTGAAGTGCTGCGCATCATCAACGAGCCGACCGCAGCTGCGCTGGCCTATGGTCTGGACAAGACCAAGAGCGGCACGATCGCCGTGTACGATCTCGGCGGCGGCACGTTCGATATTTCCATTCTCGAAATCGGCGACGGCGTGTTCGAGGTGAAGTCGACCAACGGCGACACCTTCCTCGGCGGCGAAGATTTCGACATGCGGCTGGTCGGCTATCTCGCCGACGAATTCCAGAAGGAGCAGGGCATCAACCTGCGCAACGACAAGCTCGCGTTGCAGCGCCTGAAGGAAGCCGCTGAAAAGGCCAAGATCGAGCTGTCGTCGACGACGCAGACCGAGATCAACCTGCCCTTCATCACCGCGGACCAGACCGGTCCGAAGCATCTGACGATGAAGCTCACCCGCGCCAAGTTCGAAGCGCTGGTCGACGACCTCGTCCAGAAGACCGTCGAGCCCTGCCGCAAGGCGATCAAGGACGCCGGCCTCACCGCTGGTGAAATCGGCGAAGTCGTTCTGGTCGGCGGCATGTCGCGCATGCCGAAGGTCCAGGAAGTCGTGAAGCAGCTGTTCGGCAAGGAGCCGCACAAGGGCGTCAATCCGGACGAAGTCGTGGCGATCGGCGCCGCGATCCAGGCCGGCGTGCTCCAGGGCGACGTCAAGGACGTGCTGCTGCTCGACGTGACCCCGCTGTCGCTGGGCATCGAGACGCTGGGCGGCGTGTTCACCCGCATCATCGACCGCAACACCACGATCCCGACCAAGAAGAGCCAGGTGTTCTCGACCGCCGAGGACAACCAGAACGCGGTCACCATCCGCGTCTTCCAGGGCGAGCGTGAAATGGCGGCCGACAACAAGATGCTCGGCCAGTTCGACCTGATGGGCATTCCGCCGGCTCCGCGCGGCATGCCGCAGATCGAGGTGACCTTCGACATCGACGCCAACGGCATCGTCAACGTCTCGGCCAAGGACAAGGCGACTGCGAAGGAACAGCAGATCCGGATCCAGGCCTCAGGCGGGCTGTCGGAAGCCGATATCGACAAGATGGTCAAGGACGCCGAGGCCAATGCCGCGGCCGACAAGCAGCGCCGCGAGGCGGTCGATGCCAAGAACCATGCCGACGCGCTGGTGCACTCCACCGAGAAAGCGCTGGCCGAGCACGGTTCGAAGGTCGGCGAGACCGAGCGCCGGGCCATCGAGGACGCTGTCAGTGACCTCAAGGAAGCGCTGAAGGGCAGCGATGCCGAGGCGATCAAGGCCAAGACCAATACGCTGGCTCAGGCTTCGATGAAGCTCGGCGAGGCCATGTACGCGCAGCAGGCCGAGGCCGACGCCAAGAGGGATGCGGCCAAGGACGACGTCGTCGACGCGGAATTCACCGAAGTCGACGACGACAAGAACAACAAGAAGTCCGCCTAA
- the pyrF gene encoding orotidine-5'-phosphate decarboxylase, giving the protein MTPAEIAPKDRLIVALDLPGVDAAEAMIARLGDSVTFYKIGYQLAYAGGLPLIGKLADKGKKVFADLKMHDIGNTVTRGVESVAKLGATFLTVHAYPQTMKGAVEGRGKSGLNILAVTVLTSYNEDDLHAAGYRLGVSELVEARAQQAQALGIDGLVSSPEEVGALRKIVGHEMHLVTPGIRPAGSATGDQKRIMTPGRAIGAGADYLVVGRPVVEAADPKAVAEAIHAEIAQALG; this is encoded by the coding sequence ATGACGCCAGCCGAAATCGCCCCGAAGGACCGCCTGATCGTCGCGCTCGATTTGCCCGGCGTCGATGCCGCGGAGGCGATGATCGCAAGGCTCGGCGACAGCGTCACCTTCTACAAGATCGGCTATCAGCTCGCTTATGCCGGCGGCCTTCCGCTGATCGGCAAACTCGCCGACAAGGGCAAGAAGGTGTTTGCCGATCTCAAGATGCACGACATCGGCAACACGGTGACGCGCGGTGTCGAGAGTGTAGCCAAGCTCGGCGCAACCTTTCTCACCGTGCACGCCTATCCACAGACCATGAAGGGCGCCGTCGAAGGGCGCGGCAAATCGGGTTTGAATATTCTCGCTGTCACGGTGCTGACCTCCTACAACGAGGACGATCTGCACGCGGCCGGCTATCGCCTCGGCGTCTCCGAGCTGGTCGAAGCGCGCGCGCAGCAGGCGCAGGCGCTCGGTATCGACGGGCTCGTGTCGTCGCCGGAGGAGGTCGGTGCCTTGCGCAAGATCGTCGGCCACGAGATGCATCTCGTCACGCCAGGTATCCGCCCGGCCGGCTCGGCAACCGGCGACCAGAAGCGCATCATGACGCCCGGTCGTGCGATTGGCGCCGGCGCCGATTATCTCGTCGTCGGGCGGCCGGTGGTGGAAGCCGCTGATCCGAAGGCGGTTGCTGAAGCCATTCACGCCGAGATCGCGCAAGCGCTCGGCTAA
- a CDS encoding methylated-DNA--[protein]-cysteine S-methyltransferase, with product MMTLAIHDQRLAGPGTPNAALRDYDSVRRAIAFISENWRAQPTIEAMADAAGVTPDELHHLFRRWASITPKAFMQALTLDHAKGLLRDSASILDAALDSGLSGPGRLHDLFVTHEAMSPGEWKNGGAGLTLRYGFHSSPFGTAIVIATDRGLSGLAFADQGEEKAALADMTRRWPNATYVEDHEGTAPLAARIFDTKMWRPDQPLRVVMIGTDFEVRVWETLLKIPMGRAVSYSDIACNINSPKASRAVGAAVGKNPVSFVVPCHRALGKSGTLTGYHWGITRKQAMLGWEAGQLGMQ from the coding sequence ATGATGACACTCGCCATACATGACCAGCGCCTGGCCGGGCCGGGCACCCCTAACGCCGCGCTCCGCGACTATGATTCGGTGCGCCGGGCCATCGCGTTCATCTCGGAGAACTGGCGCGCGCAACCGACCATCGAGGCGATGGCGGATGCGGCCGGCGTCACCCCGGATGAGCTGCACCACCTGTTCCGCCGCTGGGCCTCGATCACGCCGAAGGCCTTCATGCAGGCGCTGACGCTCGACCACGCCAAGGGCCTGCTGCGGGACTCCGCGAGCATCCTCGACGCGGCGCTCGACTCCGGCCTCTCGGGTCCGGGCCGACTGCATGATCTCTTCGTCACTCACGAAGCGATGTCGCCGGGCGAATGGAAGAATGGCGGCGCGGGGCTGACCTTGCGCTACGGCTTCCACTCTTCGCCCTTCGGTACCGCGATCGTGATCGCGACTGATCGCGGTCTGTCAGGTCTCGCCTTCGCCGATCAAGGCGAGGAGAAGGCCGCGCTGGCGGACATGACGCGGCGCTGGCCGAACGCGACCTATGTCGAGGATCACGAAGGCACGGCGCCGCTCGCGGCACGCATCTTCGATACGAAGATGTGGCGACCGGATCAGCCGCTGCGCGTCGTCATGATCGGCACCGATTTCGAAGTGCGGGTGTGGGAGACGCTGCTGAAGATCCCGATGGGCCGCGCGGTGTCGTATTCCGACATCGCCTGCAACATCAACAGCCCGAAGGCCTCGCGTGCCGTCGGCGCCGCCGTCGGAAAAAATCCGGTGTCCTTCGTCGTGCCCTGCCACCGCGCACTCGGCAAGAGCGGCACGCTCACCGGCTATCACTGGGGCATCACCCGCAAGCAGGCGATGCTGGGCTGGGAAGCCGGGCAGCTGGGGATGCAGTAA